A genomic window from Pyxicephalus adspersus chromosome 2, UCB_Pads_2.0, whole genome shotgun sequence includes:
- the STRC gene encoding stereocilin, with amino-acid sequence MLSEGLKDKHSNSSRFSSLSEQEEVQNVLEIIYRSKDKERETTAVDAEGSPENVVWDVLEDLRYNLMKRMERSVYDNLNRKVSRMKGTLMNRVSSVIGIPHADQNGKCSVGNLQQLLLWGIKHNVSWNVHSLGFTSSSFPSAPPILTCGKPAWKTEVKAHNISKRSQTEVLEEPQPYTEVLEAVCNDSISGLPGVSNFTVFLYCNVYNATGYSVDTTYDLQAACSDAAWYLSSMEEDSFWVWVCREYFPLEFNTTVCKNTSFSKRSQDLSIMSDLCTNVFNSSEAVRELRNNIKCSELWQGVPMNPKSLKACLFDNKTFLIEKLCSNNSISSMPEDTRVWVIKLCERHMVKTMLNANYSSCNYKSWDSNSFQNTTLVEECKGINMQDFKDLVCKNVSLYFSLKAIHPWVVDYCWKNASFNGKCFLQRLADALPLSPSFDTSQLCKNPVSYIIGLISQLSQCDSESYGWALNVQYLLKMLDFLFTFSDPEQIGKETRDRLGEAILLSSLLDNSSFWASFKKNSSLSILQTVELYLEMENSDTNKEDLLSCFSPVLWELIQKEENATALEILLQEYLHMPKEGFQKVLMSAENDAVERFLSLMHRSWPRIQVSQPDEKGLESLTSMVIQKFPRLTPQIFVDLSQFIPFMSISDIVSFPLYLLANQSVLEAIRIHSPDMKIAQKRAFVKRLLQANMFGDIPSWPPHFLESVQPLLPYLPFCHFIQLSPEQIKLLADGWKDVNLGMMHGRFVAQCLMNQSQDVDKIQRLEGFLCYLTYEDLQNLQPFHYPLGVLEKKLLECISKKTLSPHGRLAYSLVNVLRNVNVHSLDFNELVTWRSLLSELGVSFFHTLPHRHVNNLLTQLQAADLSLAQLAEKVICGLHSLIPVLSPDYLRSLPSHLLTRACQCLGSSLALLSAAQKAAIMQSLRQMQGNGMITAEEMDLLGPLFGFIGEENISVIHRKHLLLHLDELKMYCISEEFSRHLGQILVEDDMLGHPSKWTDKHIEQIGRLIFHLTPETLSCIPKDMLGQDILEWLLESQREWEDSEIGIICTKQNSHIQSRVRKIKKLLASALTKNGFRISREPIPSCSDMRATFPSAWSAAQISGMSLSDFEGCLNIITEDADLSVDQAKAALGKIKQLFGPVKSMSLVQILQMGQLIAHMAEKDLNEMDTSDWAVVSFLGRMNSWTPKQMKTLVFNILKEHKKMASDLDLMELTALGHLLCGLGIQEIKQMNIQEFSQAAVFVGTLKLKCSETQLETLADLITSSSAFGAVSRWGPEIFTEIGTLAAGLPDIVLSSLISDQIHGLTPDAISLIPAPKFAVVFSPAQLSSFTSDQAMAVSPEQYEHLSNQQRQAISSAQYEGEVHQDSRGENSMGSHVAWNPAIHVIAMLLILL; translated from the exons ATGCTTTCAGAGGGTTTAAAAGACAAACATTCCAACTCTAGTAGATTTAGTTCTCTATCCGAACAGGAGGAAGTACAAAATGTGTTAGAAATAATTTACCGTTCTAAGGATAAGGAGAGAGAAACCACAGCTGTTGATGCAGAGGGGAGTCCAGAGAATGTTGTTTGGGATGTACTAGAGGACCTTAGATACAATCTTATGAAACGAATGGAAAGATCTGTATATGACAATTTGAACAGAAAAGTTTCTCGGATGAAAGGGACCCTGATGAATAGAGTGTCATCAGTGATCGGAATACCCCATGCTGATCAGAATGGGAAGTGTTCAGTAG gtaatCTGCAGCAATTGCTCTTGTG GGGAATAAAACATAATGTATCATGGAATGTCCATTCTCTTGGTTTTACATCATCAAGTTTCCCATCAGCTCCCCCAATCCTGACATGTGGTAAACCTGCTTGGAAAACTGAGGTCAAGGCACATAATATCTCAAAGAGGTCACAGACGGAGGTACTGGAGGAGCCTCAACCATATACCGAAGTCCTGGAAGCAGTATGTAATGATTCTATCTCTGGATTGCCCGGTGTCTCCAACTTTACAGTGTTTTTGTACTGCAATGTTTACAATGCTACTGGCTACTCTGTAGATACAACTTATGACCTCCAGGCTGCCTGCTCAGATGCTGCGTGGTACCTTTCTTCCATGGAAGAAGATTCATTTTGGGTGTGGGTATGCAGGGAATATTTCCCACTTGAATTTAATACTACTGTCTGCAAAAACACATCATTTTCTAAGAGAAGCCAAGACCTATCAATAATGAGTGACCTGTGCACTAATGTCTTTAACAGCTCTGAGGCTGTCAGAGAACTACGGAACAATATCAAGTGCTCAGAGTTGTGGCAGGGGGTGCCTATGAACCCAAAATCTTTAAAGGCATGTCTATTTGATAACAAAACATTCCTAATTGAGAAACTTTGTAGTAATAACTCAATATCCAGCATGCCAGAAGATACTAGGGTTTGGGTAATCAAACTATGCGAGAGGCACATGGTAAAAACAATGCTAAATGCAAATTACAGCTCCTGCAACTACAAGTCTTGGGACAGTAATTCTTTTCAAAATACCACATTGGTTGAAGAATGCAAAGGGATCAACATGCAGGATTTTAAAGATCTAGTCtgcaaaaatgtatctttatatttttcactTAAAGCCATTCACCCATGGGTTGTGGATTACTGCTGGAAAAATGCATCCTTCAATGGAAAATGCTTTCTCCAAAGACTAGCAGATGCATTACCGCTTTCACCAAGCTTTGACACCTCTCAGCTGTGCAAAAATCCAGTATCGTACATCATAGGCTTGATCTCTCAACTATCACAGTGTGACAGTGAGTCCTATGGCTGGGCTCTCAATGTCCAGTATCTCCTGAAGATGCTTGATTTTCTCTTCACATTCTCAGACCCGGAGCAGATAGGTAAGGAAACAAGGGATCGACTGGGAGAAGCCATCCTCCTCTCTAGCTTGCTAGATAATAGCTCTTTCTGGGCTTCTTTCAAGAAGAATTCCTCGCTGAGTATCCTGCAGACTGTGGAGCTATATCTTGAGATGGAGAACAGTGATACTAATAAAGAGGATCTTCTGAGCTGCTTTAGT CCTGTTCTCTGGGAACTAATTCAGAAGGAGGAAAATGCTACAGCTTTAGAAATTCTTCTTCAG GAATATTTACATATGCCTAAAGAAGGATTCCAGAAGGTCCTCATGTCAGCAGAAAATGATGCTGTGGAAAGGTTTCTCTCTCTCATGCATCGTTCATGGCCCAGAATTCAG gTGTCACAACCAGATGAAAAAGGATTAGAAAGTCTGACATCAATGGTTATCCAAAAGTTTCCCCGCCTAACACCCCAAATATTTGTGGATCTATCTCAGTTTATACCATTTATGTCCATTTCTGACATTGTCAGCTTTCCACTCTACCTTCTGGCCAATCAGAGTGT ATTAGAAGCAATCAGGATCCACAGTCCAGACATGAAAATTGCTCAAAAGCGTGCATTTGTGAAACGACTCCTGCAAGCTAATATGTTTGGTGACATCCCATCATGGCCACCACACTTTCTTGAATCTGTACAACCACTGCTGCCCTACCTGCCGTTCTGTCATTTCATCCAGCTGAGCCCTGAACAG ATTAAATTGCTGGCAGATGGCTGGAAAGATGTGAACCTGGGTATGATGCATGGACGTTTTGTGGCACAATGCCTGATGAACCAGAGCCAAGATGTAGACAAAATACAGAG GCTTGAGGGTTTCCTTTGCTATTTGACATATGAGGACCTACAAAACCTTCAGCCCTTCCATTACCCACTAGGAGTCTTGGAGAAGAAGCTGCTTGAATGCATTTCAAAGAAAACTTTATCCCCCCATGGGaga TTGGCTTATTCATTAGTGAATGTGTTGAGAAATGTCAATGTACATTCATTGGACTTTAATGAGCTGGTCACTTGGAGAAGTCTGCTTTCTGAACTTGGAGTGTCATTTTTCCACACACTTCCACACCGCCATGTGAATAATCTTCTGACCCAGTTACAAGCCGCTGATCTTTCACTTGCTCAG CTTGCAGAAAAAGTGATTTGTGGACTGCATTCCCTGATTCCTGTCCTTAGCCCGGATTACTTGCGTTCCCTGCCCAGCCATCTCCTAACAAGAGCTTGTCAGTGCTTGGGGTCTTCTCTGGCTTTGCTGAGTGCTGCGCAGAAGGCCGCCATTATGCAGTCATTGCGG CAAATGCAGGGGAATGGAATGATAACTGCAGAAGAGATGGATTTGTTGGGACCTCTGTTTGGGTTTATAGgtgaagaaaacatttctgtcaTACATAGAAAGCACTTGCTCCTCCACCTTGATGAGCTGAAGATGTATTGTATATCCGAGGAATTCAGTAGACATCTTGGACAGATCCTAGTGGAAGATGACATGCTGGG acATCCTAGTAAGTGGACAGACAAACACATTGAACAAATTGGGAGACTAATCTTTCATCTTACTCCAGAAACTCTCAGTTGTATACCAAAG GATATGCTGGGCCAAGATATTCTGGAATGGCTTCTGGAAAGTCAGAGAGAATGGGAAGATAGCGAGATCGGAATCATCTGCACCAAACAAAACTCTCACATTCAGTCCAGAGTAAGGAAGATCAAAAAGCTGTTGGCATCTGCCTTGACTAAGAATGGATTCCGCATAAGCAGAG AACCAATTCCTAGTTGTTCGGACATGAGAGCGACATTTCCCTCAGCCTGGAGCGCAGCTCAGATTAGTGGTATGTCTCTGTCTGATTTTGAAGGCTGCCTAAATATAATCACCGAAGATGCCGATCTTTCCGTTGACCAGGCGAAGGCTGCTTTGGGAAAAATAAAGCAG TTGTTTGGTCCAGTGAAAAGTATGAGCCTGGTGCAGATTCTACAGATGGGACAACTTATTGCTCACATGGCTGAAAAAGACCTAAATGAGATGGATACATCTGATTGGGCTGTTGTGTCTTTTCTGGGCAGAATGAACAGCTGGACCCCTAAACAG ATGAAGACTTTGgtgttcaatattttaaaagagcACAAAAAAATGGCATCAGACCTAGATCTGATGGAACTAACAGCTCTTGGGCATCTGCTGTGTGGCCTGGGAATTCAGGAAATAAAGCAAATGAATATTCAGGAGTTCAG CCAGGCAGCTGTATTTGTAGGAACCCTGAAGCTAAAGTGCTCTGAAACCCAGCTAGAGACTTTAGCAGATCTAATAACATCCAGCTCAGCATTTGGTGCGGTGAGCCGATGGGGCCCTGAGATCTTCACAGAGATTGGAACACTTGCAG CTGGTCTCCCAGATATCGTGCTGTCTTCTTTGATAAGTGATCAGATTCATGGATTAACACCAGATGCAATATCTCTCATACCTGCACCAAAGTTTGCA